The DNA segment GGGCACGGCTACGTCCGCGACCTCCCGTTGCGCGAGTTGAAGCGCATTCCCATTCGGCGGCTCGATGGGCAGGGCTTCACCGACGAACGTATCCCCACGCTCGTCGAACTGCTGGACCTCACGCAGGCGCGCGTACCCCTTCTGCTAGAACTCAAAGACCCGCTCTTTCGCGACCGCGCCTACGCCCGCCGCCTGGTGGACATCCTCGCCGCCTACGACATGCTCGGACGGACCGCCATCGCTTCGTTTCATCTGGAACATGTGCGCACGGTGCACGCCATTTGCCCCGAAATCCCCGTGGGCTACATCACCCTGCACAACCCCTTCCCCGTCAAAGCGCCGCTCCTCGGCCCCTTCTGGCCGCTCCTCCTGCTGAACCCGCTTTATGTGAAGTGGGCGCACGCCATGGGCAAAATCGTCTGCCCCCTCGACCCCAACCCCGAACGGCGCGTGCGCTGGTATCTGCGGCTCGGCGTGGATGCGCTGCTGGCTAATCATCCTCGCCGTGTGCGCGAGGCGCTTCTGGCGTCTCATTCTCGCTGAACGCGGGCAAATGGTGCGGGAGTTCGTGCCCACAGCATTCATGCAACGCCATTTGCAACGCATGGCGCAGCACGTGGAAGGAGTAGAACCGCCGCCCCAGTTCATAGTTGTGCGCCACATCCTCAGCCGCTGAATCAGGGTTGAGCAGCACCTCGCGGGCGCGTTCCAGGCATTGCTGCTGCACAAACCCATCGAAATGGATGACGCGGAAGCCTTTCGGACCAATATCGGTTTTGAAAATCTCGTAGCGGTTCATCAAAATGGGGCGGCGATAGTACACGGCTTCCAAAAAGGCGTTGCCAAACCCTTCAATCGCCGAGGGATAGGTCACCAGGTCGGCGGCTTGATAGACATCGCGCAGGCTGTATACCTTGCGCCCATCGGGGGTGCGCCCACGCCGATACGCCACGCGTTCCGCCGCGTAGATGATACGCACACCGAGCAGGTCGGCGTATTCGCGCAAGTACGCCGCATACTCGTGCCCCTCATCCCCCGAGGCATGCGAAATGACCAGCACCGCCGAAATCCCCATGCGTTGCAAGCGTGCCACAATCTCGATGGATTGCTCAATCCGCTTGCGCGGCACAACGCGCGTGGGCTGCAAAATGAAAAACGCCCCCTCGGGAATTCCCAGCTCCGCGCGAATGTCAGCGGCGTATTCGTCGGGGGGTGGGGGCGGCGTTTCAAAATCCATCACATTGGGGATGACCCGTGAAGAAGCGCCTGTGCGCAAGGCAAGTTGTTCGCGCGCGTAGGAGTTGATGACCACGTGATATACCGGCTGCAAAACGGGGGGAAACGCACCACGCAAGTAGTCGTCAGCGGCGGAAACGGCATAGCGCTCGCGTTCCCACCAAAAATCGTGGTGATGCCCCAGAACGGGCAAGGCGGTTTCGGCGATGAACTCGGTCAGCGCCACACCCAGGGGGACGTTCATGGGGAGCGAAAGCGCGTTTTCTGTAATCAGCACCTCAACGCCAAACTTTGCTGTGAAGGTATACAGCGCCTCTTTGAGACGCCCGGCGAGCTTCTGCACTTGCTCGCTGACGGCACGTGAGCGCCGTTCATCGTCAAACAAATCGCGGTTGATCGCGGCGACATCGGGATGCGTGAAGTGTGCTTCGGGCACGACAAAGGAAACGTCTTCGGGCCACTCGGATTGCCCGGCAAAGAAGAAGCATTCATGCCCCATCTCGCGCAAGACGGCGACCCACTTGCGCACTTCCAGCGAAACCCCATCCGTGCCGTGAAAGCGTGTCGAAACAAAACCAATACGGAGTGGACTCATCGGATAGGCTCCTCTCTTTCAAATGGTGGTCATATTGTGCCCGAAGTGGTTGAAATAAAAAAGCCGCCCCGTTTGGGGCGGCGCTTTGACGGCAAAAAAGATTATTTGAAGAAATCGGCGTTCTTTTGAATGAAATGCTTCCACTGTTCGGGCACTTCCACGTCTTCAAAAATCGCTTCGACAGGGCATTCCGGGGCGCAAGCGCCGCAGTCAATGCATTCGTCCGGGTGGATGTAGTACTGATCCGGACCTTCGTAGATGCAGTCCACCGGGCAGACTTCGACACACGCGGCGTCTTTCACGCCAATGCACGGTTCACAAATCACGTAGGCCATGGTCGAATCCTCCTTACTGTTTCAGTCGCCGAACACGGCAGCATTGTACTCCATATCACAAATTCAGTCAACAACTTCGGGGGCGAGCAAGGTTTCCAGCGGCGTGTAGGGCAAGCCAAAGGCTTCGGCCACCGCCGGATAGGTGATATGCCCCTTGAAGACATTGACACCCTTTGCCAGCGCCGGGTCCTGGCGAATGGCGTCCAGCCCGTGCGCGGCGAGTTTGAGCGTGTAGGGCAACGTGGCGTTGTTGAGGGCGTAGGTGCTGGTGCGCGGAACCGCGCCGGGCATGTTCGCCACGCAGTAGTGCAAGACGCCATCCACAAAGAAGGTGGGGTTGGAGTGCGTCGTCGGGCGCGTGGTTTCGATACACCCACCCTGGTCAACAGCCACGTCCACAATCACCGAACCGGGCTTCATCGTGCTGACCATTTCGCGCGTGACGAGTTTGGGGGCTTTGGCGCCTTTCACCAGCACCGCGCCAATGAGCAAGTCGGCGCGTTTGACGGCTTCGGCAATGTTGTGCGTGTTGGACGCAATGGTCGTCAAGCGACCGCCAAAGATTTCTTCCAGATAGCGCAAGCGGTCCACGTTGATATCGAGGATGACCACATTAGCGCCCATTCCCAGCGCGATTTTGGCGGCGTTTGTGCCGACAACACCACCCCCAATGATAACCACCGTCGCCGGGCGCACACCGGGCACACCGCCAAGCAGCTTCCCACGCCCACCATTCATTTTTTCGAGGTAGTATGCCCCCACCTGCACCGCCATACGCCCCGCCACTTCGCTCATGGGCGTCAGCAACGGCAGGCGGCCATCGGGCAGTTCAACCGTTTCGTACGCAATCCCGATGACGCCACTGTCGCGCATGGCGAGGGTCAGGCGCTCATCGGCGGCAAGGTGCAGGTAGGTGAACAGGATGAGGTCGGGGCGCAAGAAGTCGTATTCCTGCGGCAGGGGCTCTTTGACTTTGACAACCATTTCCGCCCCCCACGCTTCCGCCGCCGATGCAACAATGGATGCACCAGCCGCGCGGTAATCGTCATCCGAAAAACCGCTCCCTTCGCCCGCGCCGGTCTCCACCAGCACACTGTGCCCGGCGTCCACCAGCTGGCGCACCGATGCAGGCGTCAATCCGACACGGTATTCGTTATCCTTGATTTCCTTCGGCACTCCTACGATCATCGTTGATCCTCCTCAATTGTTGACTCATCACCAGATTGGGAATTTACCAGCGTTCCACTGGTTCGCCTACCAGGGTTGCATACACATCGCGGGTCTCGCGGGCGGTACGCTCCCACGAAAACCGCGCCGCCTGCCCCGGACCACGCAAGCGCAATTCATCACGCCAGGCTTTGTCCGTGAGGGCTTTTTCCATCGCCGCCGCCAGCGCGTCCAGGTCGTCGGGGTCCACCAACACGGCGGCGTCTCCCGCCACTTCGGGAATCCCCCCCCGATTGGACGTAATCACAGGGGCGGCGCACGCCAGAGCTTCCAGCACGGGCAAGCCAAACCCTTCGTAGAGGCTGGGGAAGACAAAAAGCCGCGCACCGCTGTACAGGTCGGGCAGAATGGCGTCGGGGACGTACCCTGTGAAGCGCACCATCTCTTCGAGGTGCAACTCTTCCACCAGCTTGTAAAGCGGGCTGCGCCCCCACTCGCCCGCCCCCGCCAGAACGAGTTTGGGCAACCCTTCACGCGGCAGGCGCGCATAGGCGCGCAACACACCGGCTGTGTTTTTGCGCGGGTCGGGCGACGCCAGCGCCAACACATACGGCGGCTCAATCCCCAACATCAGCGCGGCGCGCTTGCGCGCTTCGGGGCGGTAGCGGGGATGAAAGCGGCGGTGGTCCACGCCGTTGTACACCACATGCACCTTGTCGGGGTCAAGGTCAACGTTGTCGAGCAGGCGATGGCGCACCGCATGCGAGACGCAAATGACCGCGCCGGCACGGCGCAGCAAGTTCATTTCGGCGCTCAGCGTGAGTTGCGAGAGCCGCCCACGCATGCCTTTGCGCAAAGTGGGTTCAAATTCAGAAAGTTCATGAATGGTAATCACCGAGGGGACGTTCGTCAGCAAATGCGAAAGAGCGTAGGGCGAATGAAACACATCCACTTCGAGTTGGCGCAAGGTGTTGAGCGCCGAAAACGCACCGCGCACGCCGCCCGTGCCGCTAATGGGGCGGAGCATGACCTGCGGGAGTTCGGTCAAATCTTCAATGCGTTGCTGTCCTGTGGCTTTGCCGGGGTCGTAAAAAACAACCAGTTCATCGTCGGTCAAGACTGTTTTTGCCAGGGCTTCCACCAAATTGTACGTGTAGCGGCTCACTCCCGGCGGGTCGGTCTGTTGAATGGGCGTCCCATCAATTGCGATGCGCATTGAGCCTCCCCTTGGGTTTTGGGTTCATTCGCTTCTCTTCTTTTGCGCTTGTCGCTCGGCGGCTTCTAAAAGCGAAAGAATGCGCGACGTGACCATATCCAGCGCCACACGGTTGTGCCCCCCTCGCGGGATAATCACGTCGGCGTAGCGTTTGCTCGGTTCGACAAACTCCTCGTGCATGGGGCGCACCGTGGTCAGATACTGCTCGATGACGCTTTGCACACTGCGCCCGCGTTCGCGCGTATCGCGTTCAAGGCGGCGAATGAAGCGAATATCGGCGTCTGTATCCACGAAAATTTTGACATCGAAGAGCGAACGCAATTCAGGCTCGGCGAAAACGAGGATGCCTTCCACCAAAATGACGGGGCGCGGTTCGACGCGGCGCGTTTCGGGCAAGCGGGCGTGTGTCGCAAAGTCATAGACGGGAATTTCGACGGGTTGCCCCGCTTGCAACATGCGCAAATGCGCCACCAACAAGCCGGTTTCCAGCGAGTCGGGATGATCGTAGTTGATGCGCGCCCGTTCGTGGGGCGGCAGGTGGCTCATGTCGCGGTAATAACTGTCATGTTGAATGTAGGCGATGCGTTCCGGCCCAACCCGTTCCAGAATGGCGCGGCTGACGGTTGTTTTGCCGCTTCCACTTCCGCCGGCAACCCCCACAATCACAGGGCGCTCTTGCATTCGTTCTTCATCGAACATCACGGTTGACTCTCCTGCTTTTGAAATGCCAGCCGCATTATCGCCGAAGCACGCCGAGAAAGCAACTCCCAGCGCCGCATGCACCATCCCAAAAGCGCAAGCGCCACCATCCCCCACCCCAGCCACGCCAGCCACCACGCAGGCGCATAGTCGGCGTCCACCACGGCGTACCACGCCGCCCGTGGAGCGGGCGCTTCCCCTTCGGCGAGCACTTCGACGCGCAGCGTTTCCACATCCACGCGCACATCCGCCGGGCGTCCATCCGCCAGGCGCACGCGCTGCACTCCATCGCCGCCAAAAAAGAGCGGCTCATCGCCCAGCCACACCACCGCGCCGTACCAGCGCGGGCGAATGCGCCAGCCATCGCGACACAGAGGGGCTTGCTCGCGCACGTCCACGGCTTCGCCATCCCAGCGCACACGCATGTGCAGGGCGCGCCCCGCACCATCGGGCGCGGGCGGCGTCAAAAACCGCTCGAACACGAGCAGATGCTCGCCGCGCGGCAAGCGCACCGCCGTTTCAGGCGCCAGAAAAAAGCGCCCGTGCCAGCCGGCGGTCAGGTCTAGCCCCCACGCGCCCAGCCAGCACAAAAGCCCCACCGCCGCTACCGCCCGCCACCCACGCCGCCACCCGCCGCGCAACAGCCAATCCGCCAGCCAGAGCGCCAACACGCCCCCCGCCAGCGCGTACCAGAACTGTTCGCGCACATCCAGCAGCCCCAGCACGCGCCAGCCTGCCGCCTGCTGTGTGAATTCCGCCAGGGCGGTGGCGTCGCTGTCGGGGCGTTGGGGCAAACAGGCGCGCGCGATTTCGCCCACCACCAGCAGCGCCAGCGCCGCCGTCGGCACGGCGCGCTGCCAGAGCCAGGTTGTCAGGTCGCTTCGTCGTGCGGCTCGCATGGGTGCCACTATAAACAACGCGCCCGCCGGAGCAAATCTCCCATTCGCGCGCAATTGTCGCCGCGCCAAACCTTGCTATCATCACCGGTTGCGTAGCCATCGAACATGAGAAGTCGCCATGTGTGCAACACCCATTGCCATTCCCGAACCCGTGATTGACGCCTTGCGCAACGCGCGGCACATTGTGGTGCTCACCGGCGCGGGCGTCTCCGCCGAAAGCGGTATCCCGACCTTTCGCGAAGCCCAAACCGGCCTGTGGGCGCAGTACCGCCCTGAGGAGTTAGCCACGCCCGAAGCCTTCCAGCGCCACCCGGAACGTGTGTGGCGCTGGTACGAATGGCGGCGCTCGCTTGTACGTCAAGCCGCGCCGAATCCGGGGCATTTGGCGCTGGCGCGTATGGAGCGCCTGGCGCCGCGCTTCACACTCATCACCCAAAACGTGGACGGCTTGCACCAGGCGGCGGGCAACCGCCATGTGCTGGAACTGCACGGCAACATCATGCGCTCGCGCTGTTCGCGCGAAGGGCGCATCGTCGAACCCGACCCCAACGACACCCACGTGCCACCGCGCTGCCCCCACTGCGGCGCTTTTCTGCGCCCCGACGTGGTTTGGTTCGGCGAAGCGCTCCCCGCCGACGCGCTCACCGCCGCACAAGAAGCGGCTACCGACGCCGACGTGTTCCTTTCGGTCGGCACATCCACCATCGTCTATCCCGCCGCCGCCCTGCCCTTCGACGCCCTGGCGCATGGCGCGTTTGTCGTCGAAATCAACCCCGCCACGACGCCGCTCACGCCGCACGCCCATGCCGCCCTGCGGGGTCCCGCCGGGCGCATTTTGCCCGCACTGGTGGACACCGTCTGGAACGAGGAGAACGCATGACACAGAAGACAACGCCCCCCATCACCGATACCGCATGGGACGCCTTTGCCGCCGCGCACGCCGACGGCAACATTCTGCAAAGCAGCGCTTGGGCGCGTTTCAAGCGCCAATGGGGGTGGGACGTGCGCCGCCTGCTCTGGCCGACCCCCGCCAGCCCGCGCGCCGGCGCGCAAGTGCTGGTGAAGCGCATGCCGCTCGGCTTTTCCATGCTCTATGTGCCGCGCGGCCCGCTGGTCGCCACGGACGACGCCGAAGCCCTGCACGCCATCTTCGCGGCGCTGCACACCCTCGCCCGCGCCGAACGCGCCCTTGTGCTCACCATCGAACCGCCGTGGGTCATGTCGCGCGAAGAGGCCGCCGCGATCTTGCAGCCGTATGGGTTTCGCCCCGGCGTCGCCGACGTCCAGCCGCGCGCCACCATCCTGCTCGACCTGCGCCCCTCGCTGGACGACATCTTGGCGCAGATGAAGCAGAAATGGCGCTACAACATCCGCCTGAGCGCCCGCAAAGGCGTGCGGGTGCGCGAAGGCGGCGAAGACGACTTCCCCATCTACGACGCCCTCATGCGCGAAACAGGCGCGCGCGACGGGTTTGGCGTGCGCCCTCTCGCCTACTACCGCGACGCCTGGCGCGCCTTCCAGCCCGACCAGAGCCGCCTGTTCATCGCCGAATACGAAGGCGAACCGCTCGCCGCCCTGCTCGCGTTCCGTTTTGGACGTGTGGGGTATTACCTGTATGGCGCGTCCAGTTCGCGCGAACGCAACCGCATGCCCAACCACGCCCTGCAATGGGCGGCGATTCAATGGGCGAAAGCCGGCGGGTGCGAGTGGTACGACTTCTGGGGCATTCCGCCCGACGCCCCCGACGACGGCAACGTGGAGACATGGAAGGAAGGCGGCTTGTGGGGGGTGTACCGCTTCAAACATGGCTTTGGCGGACAGGTCGTCAAGTATCCGGGCGCATTCGACGCGGTGTACAATCGCACCGCCTACTGGCTCTATCGGCGAATGCGCGGGCGCGAATAGCAAAGGCACACACGCTATCGGCTTCCGACAACTCAACCAACTGAGAGGTGGACTATGTTGCGCTTTCTCACAGCC comes from the Ardenticatena maritima genome and includes:
- a CDS encoding ferredoxin; amino-acid sequence: MAYVICEPCIGVKDAACVEVCPVDCIYEGPDQYYIHPDECIDCGACAPECPVEAIFEDVEVPEQWKHFIQKNADFFK
- the udk gene encoding uridine kinase, yielding MQERPVIVGVAGGSGSGKTTVSRAILERVGPERIAYIQHDSYYRDMSHLPPHERARINYDHPDSLETGLLVAHLRMLQAGQPVEIPVYDFATHARLPETRRVEPRPVILVEGILVFAEPELRSLFDVKIFVDTDADIRFIRRLERDTRERGRSVQSVIEQYLTTVRPMHEEFVEPSKRYADVIIPRGGHNRVALDMVTSRILSLLEAAERQAQKKRSE
- a CDS encoding glycosyltransferase family 4 protein, which encodes MSPLRIGFVSTRFHGTDGVSLEVRKWVAVLREMGHECFFFAGQSEWPEDVSFVVPEAHFTHPDVAAINRDLFDDERRSRAVSEQVQKLAGRLKEALYTFTAKFGVEVLITENALSLPMNVPLGVALTEFIAETALPVLGHHHDFWWERERYAVSAADDYLRGAFPPVLQPVYHVVINSYAREQLALRTGASSRVIPNVMDFETPPPPPDEYAADIRAELGIPEGAFFILQPTRVVPRKRIEQSIEIVARLQRMGISAVLVISHASGDEGHEYAAYLREYADLLGVRIIYAAERVAYRRGRTPDGRKVYSLRDVYQAADLVTYPSAIEGFGNAFLEAVYYRRPILMNRYEIFKTDIGPKGFRVIHFDGFVQQQCLERAREVLLNPDSAAEDVAHNYELGRRFYSFHVLRHALQMALHECCGHELPHHLPAFSENETPEAPRAHGEDD
- the ald gene encoding alanine dehydrogenase — protein: MIVGVPKEIKDNEYRVGLTPASVRQLVDAGHSVLVETGAGEGSGFSDDDYRAAGASIVASAAEAWGAEMVVKVKEPLPQEYDFLRPDLILFTYLHLAADERLTLAMRDSGVIGIAYETVELPDGRLPLLTPMSEVAGRMAVQVGAYYLEKMNGGRGKLLGGVPGVRPATVVIIGGGVVGTNAAKIALGMGANVVILDINVDRLRYLEEIFGGRLTTIASNTHNIAEAVKRADLLIGAVLVKGAKAPKLVTREMVSTMKPGSVIVDVAVDQGGCIETTRPTTHSNPTFFVDGVLHYCVANMPGAVPRTSTYALNNATLPYTLKLAAHGLDAIRQDPALAKGVNVFKGHITYPAVAEAFGLPYTPLETLLAPEVVD
- a CDS encoding SIR2 family NAD-dependent protein deacylase is translated as MCATPIAIPEPVIDALRNARHIVVLTGAGVSAESGIPTFREAQTGLWAQYRPEELATPEAFQRHPERVWRWYEWRRSLVRQAAPNPGHLALARMERLAPRFTLITQNVDGLHQAAGNRHVLELHGNIMRSRCSREGRIVEPDPNDTHVPPRCPHCGAFLRPDVVWFGEALPADALTAAQEAATDADVFLSVGTSTIVYPAAALPFDALAHGAFVVEINPATTPLTPHAHAALRGPAGRILPALVDTVWNEENA
- a CDS encoding glycerophosphodiester phosphodiesterase, with the protein product METPTQPLTWADFQAERQRRGIPFIVAHRGASALEPENTLAAFSRALADGADAIETDLRFSADDEIVLHHDETLDRTTAGHGYVRDLPLRELKRIPIRRLDGQGFTDERIPTLVELLDLTQARVPLLLELKDPLFRDRAYARRLVDILAAYDMLGRTAIASFHLEHVRTVHAICPEIPVGYITLHNPFPVKAPLLGPFWPLLLLNPLYVKWAHAMGKIVCPLDPNPERRVRWYLRLGVDALLANHPRRVREALLASHSR
- a CDS encoding lipid II:glycine glycyltransferase FemX, yielding MTQKTTPPITDTAWDAFAAAHADGNILQSSAWARFKRQWGWDVRRLLWPTPASPRAGAQVLVKRMPLGFSMLYVPRGPLVATDDAEALHAIFAALHTLARAERALVLTIEPPWVMSREEAAAILQPYGFRPGVADVQPRATILLDLRPSLDDILAQMKQKWRYNIRLSARKGVRVREGGEDDFPIYDALMRETGARDGFGVRPLAYYRDAWRAFQPDQSRLFIAEYEGEPLAALLAFRFGRVGYYLYGASSSRERNRMPNHALQWAAIQWAKAGGCEWYDFWGIPPDAPDDGNVETWKEGGLWGVYRFKHGFGGQVVKYPGAFDAVYNRTAYWLYRRMRGRE
- a CDS encoding glycosyltransferase family 4 protein; the protein is MRIAIDGTPIQQTDPPGVSRYTYNLVEALAKTVLTDDELVVFYDPGKATGQQRIEDLTELPQVMLRPISGTGGVRGAFSALNTLRQLEVDVFHSPYALSHLLTNVPSVITIHELSEFEPTLRKGMRGRLSQLTLSAEMNLLRRAGAVICVSHAVRHRLLDNVDLDPDKVHVVYNGVDHRRFHPRYRPEARKRAALMLGIEPPYVLALASPDPRKNTAGVLRAYARLPREGLPKLVLAGAGEWGRSPLYKLVEELHLEEMVRFTGYVPDAILPDLYSGARLFVFPSLYEGFGLPVLEALACAAPVITSNRGGIPEVAGDAAVLVDPDDLDALAAAMEKALTDKAWRDELRLRGPGQAARFSWERTARETRDVYATLVGEPVERW